One window of the Ideonella sp. WA131b genome contains the following:
- a CDS encoding RidA family protein, with the protein MVQRFDVGPRLSEMAVHNGVCYLAGQVAADGSADITGQTQQVLAAIDALLARAGTDKSRLLRVEIFLKDLADFPGMNAVWEAWLPAGCAPPRATVQAELARPQWRVEMVVTAAL; encoded by the coding sequence ATGGTTCAACGCTTCGACGTCGGCCCCCGCCTGTCGGAAATGGCCGTGCACAACGGCGTGTGCTACCTGGCCGGCCAGGTGGCCGCCGACGGCAGCGCCGACATCACCGGCCAGACGCAGCAGGTGCTGGCGGCCATCGACGCGCTGCTGGCGCGCGCCGGCACCGACAAGAGCCGGCTGCTGCGCGTGGAGATCTTCCTCAAGGATCTGGCCGACTTTCCGGGCATGAACGCGGTGTGGGAGGCCTGGCTGCCCGCCGGCTGCGCGCCGCCGCGGGCGACCGTCCAGGCAGAGCTGGCGCGGCCGCAGTGGCGCGTGGAGATGGTCGTCACCGCCGCGCTCTGA